In Clarias gariepinus isolate MV-2021 ecotype Netherlands chromosome 21, CGAR_prim_01v2, whole genome shotgun sequence, the sequence AATTTTGAGtgaaaaaatagataaaaaaaaaaacaaaactcaatTTTAAGGAGGAAAAAGATTCAGAGACAAACAgttagaattctgaggaaaaaaaattcagggtCAACATAAAAATTTTCAGACTTTTTTTGAGTTTGAGGTcaaaattctgagaaaaagtGAGAAtcctgagaaagaaagaaaaaaagtcagaattctAAGGGGGGAAGGGGGagagtcagttttttttttttttttaggttttatatAAGGTTGAGGTAAGAATTCTGGAGTCTGAGAAAAACAACTCTGACTTTCTGACCTGATCCTTCCATAAACATCTTGCCCAGCTCTGTGGCCAAATTGACCCATTTTCTCATTAAAATAGCAAAAAGAAATCTATGTTAAcgtttatttagaataacatTTAGCATTTTGATTATCTGATTATGATTCGTGCTTatgtggaaaaaacaaaaaaactctaGTTGCCCTTAAACCTACAAAATACTCCATTTTGCACATGTatgcagaaaataatgaacagtCAGCATTTTCGGTTTGAGATACAGCCCGTGATCATAACCACAATTACTGCAAAAAGTTTTAAGAGCGACAGAGCTCTCGGAGTTTAAAAACCTTGTGTATAAAATCACTGAGCGATACAGACgagaaaaatgtatttataataatgtatagCTTTATTGTGTGCGTCAATTCACGTATTGACTCATGAATCCaaaattaatgaattttaaatgagATGTTTGCATTTGCCAGATAGTGCTGTCTTAATGAGTAAACTTTTACAGACGTGCGCGGGAGAGAGTGCacgagagaaagtgtgtgtgtgtgcgaaagcGTCTGTGTGCGAGACAGGGAAAGAGTTCATGTGACTGTGTGAAAGTGTACACATTGAGACTGAGActgtactctctctctcgcacatgcatacatgcactatctcttgcacacacacacacactcttgctctctctttcaTGCACACATAACTtcgcacacatactcacacacgcactcacctATCCTTTCAAAGAATCTGTATGTCCCTTTAAGTTTCTTTAAGTCCTTTTGCTCGTGCTTAAAGCGGTGTGTGAAAAACAGTTTGCTGGCGCTGTCAATCGCAGTGAGAGCCATGAAGTCTCGCACATTCTGTCTTAGCCTCGCGTTTTCTTCTGCAGTAAATCGTCCCTGATTCAGAGAGATGcctagaggcaaagtgagaATAAAACTCAGCTTAATccaatataaacacacacacataccgtaCGATTGACTAGAGCAAATGTGTCATGCTTTACCTTTTAGTTTGAATTCCTTAAATCTTGGCAAGTCGTATTTAATCATCTTACTCACGTTCACCGACTCCTTTGACTTAATGTCAGGAATAAATTCTTTCAACTGATTTAAAAGACTTTCATCTATCGGTAAGGACTCTTTTATTTCACCATCCTCTTCttttatgtctgtctgtgtctcatGTGTCGAAAACACCGACTCTGCGTTCTTGCTTCGTTTTCCCAAACTGTTACGGCCTTTATCTTTTGATTGTTTGTCTTTTCTCTTCGTTGTTTTCCGTTCTTCAGTGCTTTGTGTTTCTGCTTCTACTGTTAAACCTCCTTCCTCCGTCTCCTTTCTCTTTTCTGCAGTATTCTCCTTTAACATGTCCaggttctttttctttctcctagTTGGCAGATTGTCACTCTTTTCCTTACTGCTTGGGGTTTTTGAATCATTGGCTTTGTTcacttccttggtcttatcttTTTTCGTCTTTTTTGGGGTGGGTTGTTCCCCTAGTTCTTGACCTTCAGTACTCTGTTCTATGGGACAATCGTTCTCCACTTCTTGTTCAGACAAATGTTTTctcttttgcttcttttttgttttttttggggaaCACTCCAAACTTGATGAAATGTCTGCTATAGTACTTTGTTTATCTTTATTTGTTCGCAGGTGATCTTTTTGTTGAAGATATTCACAGGCAAGAACTGAGGCAGGAGCAGTTTCCAGTTTCCCACCATTTTCCTGCTCTAAAGTCTTAATTTTCCTGTTTTTGCCCATCTTCCTCTTCGCTTTAACTAGACTCCTTATTCAGCTTTCAGCATGTACTTTGCAATGCTTGTCCCTTTTCTaaggaaaacaaaatatataagcaATATTAATTATGCAACAGCCTGCATTCTCAAACCTGCTTagttccatggtctttcctgacttttatttctttctac encodes:
- the LOC128509016 gene encoding transcription termination factor 1-like, with product MGKNRKIKTLEQENGGKLETAPASVLACEYLQQKDHLRTNKDKQSTIADISSSLECSPKKTKKKQKRKHLSEQEVENDCPIEQSTEGQELGEQPTPKKTKKDKTKEVNKANDSKTPSSKEKSDNLPTRRKKKNLDMLKENTAEKRKETEEGGLTVEAETQSTEERKTTKRKDKQSKDKGRNSLGKRSKNAESVFSTHETQTDIKEEDGEIKESLPIDESLLNQLKEFIPDIKSKESVNVSKMIKYDLPRFKEFKLKGISLNQGRFTAEENARLRQNVRDFMALTAIDSASKLFFTHRFKHEQKDLKKLKGTYRFFERIAEGIPRSCYYIYARGRRMFDEQNHQGEFTKEELCTLNKLHTLHGNNWKKISELTGRSALSLEKRYHQQGDKEGPWSQKEVQRLLRAVRDHIMCQIPGGANSYGSIRVMKETLYKRLPWQKIARKVKTRSWSQCREKWMGILAVKMSFGAVFTEKKSLDVQVKLIKGMYELDIDDAAHVDWEDLTALIGDVPPAYVQKKWHKLKVCHVPVWQSKCFADIVDFLYEKVLPHLEEKLMSLKDLDETQHNENEESYSLSDIFTDINEDENVDDDAEDK